In Drosophila pseudoobscura strain MV-25-SWS-2005 chromosome 4, UCI_Dpse_MV25, whole genome shotgun sequence, the following proteins share a genomic window:
- the swm gene encoding zinc finger protein swm: MILENSDKLKDWLSVVLEPLCDADSSALARYVIALLKKDKSDKDLKRIMIEQLDVFLSEETTRFVERLFDAIATEEYLTLPAPLPVASGAVELDVDLDLALAMDGSTDIEAMLAAPSPPPAPSNDIVIKLESNQPQLDQQQPQPSTDSQEADALATATAYVSQKASIASIPTTDANSTTHPKPAFDQKTKDSQNPQQQQSATHYHHVRSASPPGRSSGGNGALGLGGLAGSSAGYADKENQPREGRRRRASLRSRSRSRSRSNERAFRRSRSRDRRVNEREKSQRQFRNKSPPGAADNRHHGRRNFDRRRIGGNTDERQRFGNNKSRRSHSRSVSPERNARRNQSSPERGQALPANQLTVAVPVPMPVEHPAAHPRQRCRDFDEKGYCVRGETCPWDHGINPVVFEGINNSALMMSMREYNPDAPEIWARGGVPPPTAGQGPAGPGGPNQPGQTSINPFSGNVRPNPLMGGSGPNPMGVPNPADYARNPAAPPQPAMMPFSFNPTAVTTPLQRQLIPIPVVDGAPSGGVAEIGKRRFELEDTVAIADVPTKRKVPINSRLGPRINPNMQQHNSSLELRKVPRGLNTIAHLNNHFAKFGKIVNIQVSYEGDPEAAIVTFSTHAEANVAYRSTEAVLNNRFIKVFWHNESTGAEGGQMNPMGGGAMGAGGGGGRKNASQYHLHNVPAVPTPNADSAKVSNATPLAEAGAGNNATPTAEQASTAAPASMRLKLNTSAGAGGVGGAGAAAGGAVAARPLNPSANAASIRKKQEEQQKAVHQLANGLRKRKQELLQSYVKQMKTALELVERLDNQDPQRANTLETIKVLQETIDKLRKDVHADQDQLQAQIQQQQQPPVKKTKEQQKKELLDMELELFAQQQEGNDTTAIQKRLEELQRTLGGSQAPNNTKAPHFAATPGAAGGGRKRANFPEGSTRVDRRTKAIVVTGFAAEEADFVLGHFKNFGEICKHDVDREIPQLILSYATRINAEQAVHRGKMYQDKLLQITWAPVVTPTPALMAAPAEKSAAPAPVAVAPLENPKQLIQSVSESESLLGSDTLPELRLEDEEEDEESEDRSWRR, encoded by the exons ATGATATTAGAAAATTCGGATAAGCTCAAGGACTGGCTGAGCGTAGTGCTGGAGCCACT CTGCGATGCGGACTCGTCTGCTTTGGCGCGCTATGTCATCGCGCTGCTCAAAAAAGACAAATCGGATAAGGATCTCAAACGCATCATGATCGAGCAGCTGGATGTCTTTCTGTCCGAGGAGACGACGCGCTTCGTGGAGCGCCTGTTCGATGCCATTGCCACCGAGGAATACTTGACGCTGCCCGCTCCCCTGCCTGTGGCAAGTGGAGCTGTTGAGCTCGACGTCGATCTGGACTTGGCGCTGGCCATGGATGGGTCCACCGACATTGAGGCTATGTTGGCCGCTCCCTCACCGCCTCCGGCGCCATCAAACGACATTGTGATAAAGCTCGAAAGCAATCAGCCGCAGCtcgaccagcagcagccccagccgaGCACCGATTCCCAGGAAGCAGATGCCctggccaccgccaccgcctaCGTCAGTCAGAAAGCCAGTATTGCCTCCATCCCCACAACAGATGCCAATTCGACAACACACCCCAAGCCAGCCTTCGAT caaaaaaccaaagacTCGCAGAacccacaacaacagcagtctGCGACGCATTACCATCATGTGCGCAGTGCCAGTCCTCCAGGGCGGAGCAGCGGGGGAAACGGTGCCTTGGGGCTGGGAGGATTGGCGGGCAGCAGCGCTGGATATGCCGACAAGGAGAACCAGCCACGGGAAGGTCGCCGGCGGCGAGCGTCCCTTCGTTCGCGCTCACGGTCCCGCTCACGCTCCAACGAGCGTGCCTTCCGGCGCTCCAGATCTAGGGATCGTCGTGTGAATGAGCGCGAGAAAAGCCAGCGCCAGTTCCGCAACAAATCCCCGCCGGGCGCGGCTGACAACCGTCACCATGGGCGTCGCAATTTCGATCGTCGCCGTATCGGCGGCAACACGGATGAGCGCCAGCGATtcggcaacaacaagagcCGACGCTCGCACAGTCGCTCCGTGTCGCCCGAGCGCAATGCGCGGCGCAACCAGAGCTCCCCTGAGCGGGGACAAGCCCTGCCAGCCAACCAGCTGACGGTCGCGGTTCCAGTCCCCATGCCAGTGGAGCATCCGGCGGCACACCCGCGCCAGCGTTGTCGGGACTTTGACGAGAAGGGGTACTGCGTGCGCGGCGAGACCTGTCCCTGGGATCACGGCATCAATCCGGTTGTCTTTGAGGGTATCAACAACTCCGCCCTGATGATGTCCATGCGGGAGTACAATCCAGACGCGCCGGAAATCTGGGCACGCGGCGGGGTGCCCCCTCCGACTGCTGGCCAGGGCCCAGCGGGACCGGGAGGACCTAACCAACCCGGCCAGACCAGCATCAATCCTTTCTCCGGAAATGTGCGTCCGAACCCCCTGATGGGCGGCTCTGGACCCAATCCCATGGGCGTGCCCAATCCTGCGGACTATGCGCGCAACCCTGCCGCTCCCCCGCAGCCAGCCATGATGCCATTCTCCTTCAATCCCACGGCCGTGACCACACCGCTACAGCGGCAGCTCATTCCCATACCTGTGGTGGATGGAGCCCCCTCTGGTGGAGTGGCCGAAATCGGCAAGCGGCGCTTCGAGCTGGAGGACACCGTGGCCATAGCCGATGTGCCCACAAAGCGCAAGGTCCCGATCAACAGTCGCCTGGGTCCGCGGATCAATCCGAACATGCAGCAGCACAACAGCTCGCTTGAGTTGCGGAAAGTGCCGCGAGGACTCAACACCATAGCTCATTTGAACAATCACTTtgccaagttcgggaagatcgTCAACATCCAGGTGTCGTACGAGGGTGACCCAGAGGCTGCCATCGTGACCTTCTCGACGCACGCCGAGGCGAATGTGGCCTACAGGAGTACGGAGGCTGTGCTCAACAACCGGTTCATCAAGGTCTTCTGGCACAACGAGAGCACGGGAGCGGAGGGCGGACAGATGAATCCCATGGGCGGCGGTGCCATGGGTgccggtggcggcggcgggaGGAAGAACGCCAGTCAGTACCATTTACATAATGTCCCCGCTGTGCCCACTCCCAATGCGGACAGTGCGAAGGTCAGCAATGCCACGCCTCTGGCAGAGGCGGGGGCGGGCAACAATGCCACGCCGACGGCAGAGCAGGCCAGCACTGCAGCGCCCGCCTCGATGCGACTCAAGCTAAACACCAGCGCGGGAGCAGGCGGCGTCGGCGGagctggggcagcagcaggaggggcGGTAGCAGCTCGTCCGCTAAATCCGTCGGCCAATGCGGCCAGCATTCGAAAGAAGCAAGAGGAACAGCAGAAGGCCGTGCACCAGTTAGCCAATGGGCTTCGCAAGCGCAAGCAGGAGCTGCTCCAGAGCTACGTGAAACAAATGAAGACCGCACTGGAGCTGGTCGAGCGGCTGGATAACCAGGATCCCCAGCGGGCGAACACACTGGAGACAATTAAAGTCTTGCAGGAGACCATCGACAAGCTGCGCAAGGATGTCCATGCCGATCAGGACCAGCTGCAGGCCCAgatccagcagcaacaacagccgccCGTCAAGAAGACCAAAGAGCAACAGAAGAAGGAGCTGCTCGacatggagctggagctcttcgcacagcagcaggagggcaACGATACAACGGCCATACAGAAGCGTCTCGAGGAGCTCCAGCGCACACTGGGAGGGAGCCAGGCCCCAAACAACACGAAGGCCCCCCACTTTGCAGCCACACCGGGGGCAGCAGGTGGTGGCCGCAAGCGGGCCAACTTCCCGGAGGGCTCCACGCGTGTTGACAGAAGAACAAAGGCTATTGTTGTCACGGGCTTTGCGGCCGAGGAGGCAGACTTTGTCCTGGGGCACTTCAAG AACTTTGGTGAGATTTGCAAGCATGATGTAGATCGTGAGATTCCACAGCTAATACTCTCCTATGCGACCCGCATCAATGCGGAACAAGCCGTGCACCGTGGAAAAATGTACCAAGACAAGCTTCTCCAG ATTACTTGGGCGCCCGTGGTGACGCCCACGCCTGCACTGATGGCTGCACCCGCCGAGAAGTCTGCAGCGCCAGCTCCAGTGGCCGTTGCACCTCTGGAGAACCCAAAGCAATTGATTCAGTCCGtcagcgagagcgagagtcTGCTGGGCAGCGACACGTTGCCGGAGCTGCGTCTCGAGGACgaagaggaggacgaggagtcCGAGGATCGTTCCTGGCGTCGTTGA
- the Top3alpha gene encoding DNA topoisomerase 3-alpha, translating to MTAVLKCLRTARYAKNSRYYAKQTIEMKFLNVAEKNDAAKTIAGLLSNGAANRREGYSVYNKIYDFEAPVRGQNAKMVMTSVSGHLMQLEFQVSYRNWRVVDPGSLFDAPVRKSVGESYLPIKKTLEREVRGCQGLIIWTDCDREGENIGYEIISVCRAIKPNLTIYRASFSEITTIAVRRALQQLGQPDKRQSDAVDVRTELDLRTGAAITRFQTMRLQRLFPEKIADKLISYGSCQIPTLGFVAERYKEIEAFVSEPFWKIRVLHTIEDLTVEFNWARNRLFDKEACENYLLLCLSEPEPRATVESVTVKPKHKWRPTPLDTVEMEKLGSRKLKLSAKETMTIAEKLYSKGFISYPRTETNQFSKEFELAPLVQLQAGHSDWGAFARRVLDWGPNPRNGSKSDQAHPPIHPTKSADNLQGNEARVYELVVRHFLACVSKDAVGSETVVNIDIAGEKFTANGLAIHERNYLDVYVYDKWSAKRIHHYERDQRFEPTEVSLHEGATTAPPLLTEADLIALMEKHGIGTDATHAEHINTIKERGYIGVLDKGALVPGVIGMGLYEGYDAMELALAKPQLRAEFEADLKLICLGQKDPQLVLTEQIAKYKLSYQQITDKITAMDAKISARINEAPAATPPGQPAVGHNQLTMQTLFQCPKCDEAPLALKPKKNQQGWYIGCNNFPDCKNVVWLPEECKEVSVLDECCPTCGAGHRMLKFRLSTPYYRGVFNTPHGWYKTCLPCDGLFRTTFNINLDSVKRVGRIVGAAGGGGGGPGGGGPGGGGGPGGGGPGRRGPGGGSNPSNAGAGRGNGPGDGSSTAKAPAKNKKSAPEPKAKKATKTTGSIRNYFSSASNPDGAGMDGFFDSNDGFEEAMVAAVDIVESGYVQGNRHSTTTGAIKLDDDIAAAFAADDDAEFEALMNRETGNSRGNSNVADELDTSLSSWISKQYALDEKPMLWGTREQAAAAPTPPPKPAAKRARRDSAEWGTPAAVPAVICSGCHQPARQHTVRREGPNQGRHFYKCPKPNECQFFQWAEEQPSTSAKSSSFDSAKSITTGSSWNTNRVATLPNSQQSSLRGTHIRSKCNCGQLASRLTVRSEGPNQGRPFYACPTREKSCGFFKWGDEDESRASSRTSSWGTDNRKPQGKPPVPDKTVNQSRRCGLCRQEGHTRNKCPRKKDFDM from the exons atGACAGCGGTTTTAAAATGTTTACGCACTGCCCGGTACGCCAAAAATTCTCGTTACTACGCTAAGCAAACAATAGAAATGAAATTTCTAAACGTAGCCGAGAAGAACGATGCGGCCAAGACGATTGCCGGCCTGCTCTCGAATGGGGCCGCAAATCGG CGCGAAGGTTATTCCGTGTACAACAAGATCTACGACTTTGAGGCACCAGTGCGCGGTCAGAATGCCAAAATGGTCATGACTTCGGTGTCGGGGCACCTGATGCAGCTAGAGTTTCAGGTGTCCTACCGGAACTGGCGCGTCGTGGACCCGGGCTCCTTGTTTGATGCACCCGTGCGAAAGTCCGTGGGTGAGAGCTATCTGCCTATCAAGAAAACCCTGGAACGCGAGGTTCGTGGTTGCCAGGGGCTTATCATTTGGACGGATTGCGATCGCGAGGGCGAGAACATTGGCTATGAGATAATCAGTGTGTGTCGAGCCATAAAGCCGAatttaactatttatagagCCAGCTTTTCGGAGATTACGACTATTGCAGTGCGGCGAGCCTTGCAGCAGCTTGGCCAGCCGGACAAGCGGCAGAGCGATGCCGTAGATGTACGGACTGAGCTGGATTTGCGCACTGGTGCGGCCATAACTCGCTTTCAGACCATGCGTCTGCAACGGCTGTTCCCCGAGAAGATAGCGGACAAGCTGATTTCGTACGGAAGCTGCCAGATTCCCACGCTGGGGTTCGTCGCAGAGCGGTACAAGGAAATAGAGGCGTTTGTCTCCGAGCCCTTTTGGAAAATCAGAG TTCTCCACACCATCGAGGACCTCACTGTCGAATTTAACTGGGCGCGAAATCGTCTGTTCGACAAGGAGGCCTGCGAGAACTATCTCCTGCTCTGCCTGTCGGAGCCAGAGCCCCGGGCCACCGTCGAGAGTGTCACAGTCAAGCCGAAGCACAAGTGGCGGCCCACGCCCCTGGACACTGTAGAAATGGAGAAGCTCGGCTCGAGGAAGCTCAAGCTGTCGGCCAAGGAGACCATGACCATAGCAGAGAAGCTGTACAGCAAGGGCTTCATCAGCTACCCCCGCACAGAGACGAACCAGTTCTCCAAGGAGTTCGAGCTGGCCCCGCTCGTGCAGCTGCAGGCAGGCCACAGCGACTGGGGAGCCTTTGCGCGGCGCGTGCTGGACTGGGGCCCAAACCCGCGTAACGGCAGCAAATCGGATCAGGCCCATCCCCCCATACACCCCACCAAGAGTGCGGACA ATCTTCAGGGAAACGAGGCGCGCGTCTACGAGCTGGTTGTGCGGCACTTTCTCGCCTGCGTCAGCAAGGACGCCGTCGGCTCAGAGACTGTCGTGAACATAGACATCGCGGGGGAGAAGTTCACCGCCAACGGACTGGCAATCCACGAGCGCAACTATCTGGACGTGTACGTGTACGACAAGTGGAGTGCCAAAAGGATCCACCACTACGAGCGGGACCAGCGTTTCGAGCCCACGGAGGTGTCGTTGCACGAGGGAGCGACCACTGCTCCACCCCTGCTGACCGAGGCGGATCTCATAGCGCTGATGGAGAAGCACGGCATTGGTACGGACGCCACGCACGCCGAGCACATCAACACCATCAAGGAGCGCGGATACATTGGGGTGCTGGACAAGGGCGCTCTGGTGCCGGGTGTCATTGGCATGGGTCTGTACGAGGGCTACGACGCCATGgagctggccctggccaaGCCCCAGCTGCGCGCCGAGTTCGAGGCCGATCTGAAGCTCATCTGCTTGGGCCAGAAGGACCCGCAGCTCGTGCTCACCGAGCAGATAGCCAAGTACAAGCTCTCCTATCAGCAGATCACTGACAAGATCACGGCCATGGACGCCAAGATATCCGCACGCATCAACGAGGCACCAGCGGCCACCCCTCCAGGCCAGCCAGCAGTCGGCCACAATCAGCTCACAATGCAGACGCTCTTCCAGTGCCCCAAATGCGATGAGGCCCCGCTGGCCCTCAAACCCAAGAAGAACCAGCAGGGCTGGTACATCGGCTGCAACAACTTTCCCGACTGCAAGAACGTCGTCTGGCTGCCGGAGGAGTGCAAGGAGGTCTCGGTGCTGGACGAATGCTGCCCCACTTGTGGAGCTGGCCACCGCATGCTCAAGTTCCGCTTGAGCACGCCCTACTACCGGGGTGTCTTCAATACGCCCCATGGATGGTACAAGACCTGCTTGCCCTGCGACGGCCTCTTCCGGACCACGTTCAACATTAATTTAGATTCGGTGAAACGTGTGGGCCGTATTGTAGGAGCggcaggaggtggaggtggtggcCCTGGAGGCGGAGGCCCCGGAGGTGGTGGTGGACCCGGTGGCGGAGGCCCTGGGAGAAGAGGTCCTGGAGGAGGTAGTAATCCCTCAAATGCTGGCGCTGGGAGAGGAAACGGCCCAGGAGATGGATCTTCTACCGCCAAAGCACCAGCCAAAAACAAGAAGTCAGCCCCCGAACCCAAGGCAAAAAAAGCCACAAAGACCACTGGAAGCATTCGCAACTATTTCAGCAGTGCCAGCAACCCGGACGGTGCAGGCATGGATGGATTCTTCGACAGCAACGATGGCTTCGAGGAGGCCATGGTGGCGGCCGTGGACATCGTTGAGTCGGGCTATGTCCAGGGGAACAGGCATTCCACGACGACCGGAGCTATCAAACTCGATGATGACATAGCCGCCGCGTTTGCTGCCGACGATGACGCGGAATTCGAGGCATTGATGAACAGGGAAACAGGAAACTCGCGAGGGAATAGCAATGTGGCCGATGAGCTGGACACGAGTCTGTCCTCCTGGATAAGCAAGCAGTATGCATTAGACGAGAAGCCCATGCTGTGGGGCACTCGAGAACAAGCGGCTGCCGCTCCCACGCCTCCTCCGAAACCGGCAGCCAAGCGGGCGAGAAGGGACAGCGCTGAATGGGGTACTCCGGCCGCTGTTCCCGCAGTGATCTGCAGCGGGTGCCATCAGCCAGCCCGACAGCATACCGTGCGACGCGAAGGACCCAACCAGGGACGACATTTCTACAAGTGTCCCAAGCCCAATGAGTGCCAGTTCTTTCAGTGGGCGGAGGAGCAACCATCCACATCGGCAAAAAGCTCTTCCTTCGACAGTGCCAAGAGCATCACAACTGGATCGTCGTGGAACACGAATCGTGTGGCCACGCTGCCCAATAGTCAACAGAGCTCCCTTCGAGGCACCCACATACGCTCCAAGTGCAACTGCGGCCAGCTGGCCAGCAGACTCACAGTGCGCAGTGAAGGACCCAATCAGGGCAGGCCGTTCTACGCCTGTCCCACACGGGAAAAGTCCTGCGGTTTCTTCAAGTGGGGCGATGAAGATGAGAGCCGAG CATCCAGCAGAACATCTTCCTGGGGCACGGACAATCGTAAGCCCCAAGGCAAGCCGCCTGTCCCCGATAAAACGGTCAATCAATCCCGACGCTGCGGTCTGTGCCGCCAGGAGGGGCACACACGCAACAAGTGCCCCCGCAAAAAGGACTTCGATATGTGA